From Achromobacter spanius, a single genomic window includes:
- a CDS encoding formate dehydrogenase subunit gamma, protein MHLREAKSDLASSGGARGGKLALDAAQASTTPAIAATARILARLQDQPGPLLPVLHAVQHELGCIPAEAVQTIAEALNLSRAEVHGVITFYPHFRTEPAARHTLEVCRAEACQSMGGERLAAHARTALGCDFHGSTPDGNFTLEPVYCLGLCAQSPAVMIDGQPHARVTEAKLDRLLARTLEDTP, encoded by the coding sequence GTGCACCTGCGCGAGGCAAAATCCGATCTGGCATCCAGCGGTGGGGCCCGGGGCGGCAAGCTGGCCCTGGACGCCGCCCAGGCATCCACCACCCCGGCCATCGCGGCCACGGCCCGCATCCTTGCCCGGCTGCAAGACCAGCCCGGCCCGCTGCTCCCGGTGCTGCACGCGGTCCAGCACGAACTGGGCTGTATTCCGGCCGAGGCGGTGCAAACCATCGCCGAGGCCCTGAACCTCTCCCGCGCCGAAGTCCACGGCGTCATCACGTTCTACCCCCATTTCCGCACCGAGCCGGCCGCGCGCCACACGCTCGAGGTCTGCCGGGCCGAGGCCTGTCAGTCCATGGGCGGCGAACGTCTGGCCGCCCACGCGCGCACTGCGCTGGGCTGTGATTTCCACGGCAGCACGCCAGACGGCAACTTCACGCTGGAGCCGGTGTATTGCCTGGGCCTGTGCGCGCAGTCGCCCGCCGTCATGATCGACGGCCAGCCGCACGCCCGCGTCACAGAAGCCAAACTGGACCGCCTGCTGGCCCGCACGCTGGAGGACACGCCATGA